From Plasmodium cynomolgi strain B DNA, chromosome 9, whole genome shotgun sequence:
tttatGCGCtattctaaaatatttttgtagcATATATGATTTTCTATAAACTGACGGCTTCGCGTGCTGTATTACGGCATTTCTAGTTATAATGTACaggaaaatatgaagagTAAAGAAGATCAAGTTAAACGCTCGTctgaaaaatttacaaaattatctTCTAAGTCAATATGTTATAGGAATAACTTGTTATGCGCaaataataatgatatatattcaaagaaaggaaaacaacTTAAGAAATGTTACAATAAGGATGTTCCAGGAatattcccccctttttatttacttaaattaaatattactTATAATAATGCTGTAATAAAGGTTTTTAAACTAATAAGTGTATGTTGCTTTTTCATAGTACAATTTGCTGTTACAATGGCAAACGGTGAAACAGAAGGGAATTCATGCGCAAATGGAGGTGGCAGCTCAGATGCGTCACCAATTcctaataaaatatattgtttaTGTGCGCAGTATATAAGTGCTCAAATTTGTGGTAATAAGCAATACTATGGTCCAATCATATTTTTCGCATTATCTCTATTCTTTAGTATGATTTATGGCATTTATTATAGAGTAAGAGAAAAAGATACTTAATAAGATTATCATACTAAAGTATTATTAGTTATAAAATAGCTACAACATATATGTGTTacgttttatattttttctttagttTTGTAATTGTGTAAAGAGATCTCGTAGACGTAGAAAAAGGCAGCAAAAACTTAATGAAAtggagaaagaagaaagagaacAAGCACAAAAGTTACAAGAGCAAATGGAACAATATCAAATGCAGcagcaagaaaaaatgcagaaataTCTACAAGTGCAGCAACAACGGCAAAGGCAGCAACAACTCCAAATGCAGCAACATCTCCAAATGCAGCAGCAACTCCAAATGCAGCAACATCTCCAAATGCAGCAACATCTCCAAATGCAGCAAGAAGCACAAATGCAgcaagaagaacaaatgCAGCAAGAATCACAAATGGGTGAAGAATATCCAATGGGGGAACAATATCAAACATGCGAACAAATGACAACGCCGCAAACAGAAGGtataagaa
This genomic window contains:
- a CDS encoding hypothetical protein (putative); its protein translation is MAFIIEDLVDVEKGSKNLMKWRKKKENKHKSYKSKWNNIKCSSKKKCRNIYKCSNNGKGSNNSKCSNISKCSSNSKCSNISKCSNISKCSKKHKCSKKNKCSKNHKWVKNIQWGNNIKHANK